The following proteins come from a genomic window of Venturia canescens isolate UGA chromosome 4, ASM1945775v1, whole genome shotgun sequence:
- the LOC122409141 gene encoding venom protease-like, giving the protein MDSKILVLLGILLIQCVSGLVLVDGKGEPRNNGAKRERRSEEKKDFLHPPQCGKREASLWKSHGNDDLAELGDWPWIAHFADHCTGVLISERHVLTSGRCAPENFNETLVHLGVVDFSKKNETTFPRGYGIERVIKHGDGYTEHDMAIIKLKEDVVFTDYIRPICIPTIGELMDNDFRNQSMYVTHWAVTSLETSPPARLFQSQLAVVPNSSCKRAWESTSIEVDEKVICADYDASNNCQGDIGGPMMHLYDGAWYCMGISFGQRCDRAFPTIFPRPDKYLDFIHSNLD; this is encoded by the exons ATGGACTCCAAAATTCTAGTGTTGTTGGGAATCCTCCTGATCCAATGTGTTTCTGGTCTTGTACTAGTCGATGGAAAAG GTGAACCAAGGAATAATGGAGCCAAAAGAGAACGCCGTtctgaagaaaagaaagattttttgcaccCTCCTCAGTGTGGTAAGCGAGAAGCAAGTCTCTGGAAATCGCATGGCAACGACGATCTTGCAGAGCTTG GCGATTGGCCTTGGATCGCTCACTTCGCTGATCACTGCACCGGCGTGCTCATTTCGGAACGCCATGTCCTCACGTCTGGACGCTGTGCTCCGGAAAACTTCAACGAAACATTGGTACACCTTGGTGtagttgatttttcaaaaaaaaatgaaacaacatTCCCACGAGGATATGGAATCGAACGAGTTATTAAGCACGGTGACGGATACACCGAGCACGATATGGCCATCATTAAACTCAAGGAAGATGTTGTTTTCACCG actatATACGTCCAATCTGCATACCCACAATTGGCGAATTAATGGATAACGACTTCAGGAATCAATCAATGTACGTTACCCATTGGGCCGTTACTTCCCTCG AAACTTCTCCACCCGCTCGATTATTTCAAAGCCAATTGGCAGTCGTTCCAAACAGTAGCTGCAAAAGAGCTTGGGAAAGTACGAGCATCGAAGTCGATGAAAAAGTGATATGTGCCGACTACGACGCATCGAATAATTGCCAG GGTGACATTGGAGGACCAATGATGCATTTATACGACGGTGCGTGGTATTGCATGGGTATATCGTTTGGTCAGAGATGTGACCGGGCATTTCCGACTATTTTTCCAAGACCCGACAAATACCTGGACTTCATTCACTCTAATTTAGACTGA
- the LOC122409137 gene encoding E3 ubiquitin-protein ligase Arkadia: protein MEAGKSTEDVWRKEKTEDRTELFNADSAAGSVDANSTSLADIFDTAFTSTPDPSPPRCPAGNEMEYEHLFAESDIEETETQPRPEPFTGQRRLHSRSRWEPCCLNRNYLPNRSRREPVPVPYLNAREIFEKHRRKHLLLIERTNVQRMMMDNHIMESLGGPGPSRRSGSSEAPVDYSITGTAGHSGGVLDPGINSVPNGSVTENAILPTATTTTTTSQQVPRNQPSKSDDTPMAPDLQLDWSSSSDSDDEDDSIEVLGTVNNSNRTNGNEGEQSDRTVTVVDLTAESDEEHTATLPSAPPTSPHPAESVHRNHSSYCMRHPSEYMLHSLNSLPMYHGPYRVPNLYHGHPPTTDGPAGMPHPRIHPLHERLWLHQQRSQESHRRRLYARSAHHGYTPPNAHMYQPGAYPANGSTSTAGPPSTCCTPNENSSQTENYPRHTVLPPPQQPTVYSHPETRGPAALNINPPPPCLEALTVNPLTSLEEMESTPVERMPSMPVHQHVHHHMYHYPSYSQNVMAGQGFHPHFPHLHLSPFRLSFHPHMYLQNTEGLRYPGPVPDFVMHQARHVTARLESYMRIVDLRRMSHISCGATQESIESHTFPHKYKRVKKVENAEDAMEKCTICLSEFEDCESVRRLPCMHLFHIDCVDQWLCTNKRCPICRVDIETFLHKELAAAT, encoded by the exons ATGGAGGCTGGCAAAAGTACCGAGGATGTTTggcgaaaggaaaaaacagAAGATCGCACTGAACTTTTCAACGCAGACTCAGCAGCTGGATCTGTAGATGCAAATTCAACTTCTCTTGCTGATATATTTGACACTGCTTTCACATCGACGCCTGATCCTTCTCCCCCGAGATGTCCTGCCG GTAATGAGATGGAGTATGAACATCTATTTGCGGAAAGTGATATAGAAGAAACGGAAACACAGCCTCGTCCTGAGCCTTTTACCGGGCAGAGGCGTCTTCATAGTCGGTCACGCTGGGAGCCCTGTTGCTTGAATCGTAATTATTTGCCGAATCGTTCGAGGCGTGAGCCTGTCCCAGTACCGTATCTCAATGCCAGGGAGATTTTTGAGAAACATCGTCGTAAGCATTTACTTTTAATCGAAAGAACCAACGTTCAACGTATGATGATGGATAATCACATAATGGAGAGTCTCGGTGGACCTGGACCATCAAGACGATCAGGCTCGTCAGAAGCTCCGGTTGATTACAG cataaCTGGAACAGCGGGTCATTCCGGCGGTGTCTTAGATCCTGGAATCAACAGTGTTCCAAATGGTAGTGTCACGGAAAATGCTATTCTTCCAACCGCAACCACGACAACTACAACCTCGCAACAAGTACCTCGTAATCAACCATCGA AAAGCGATGACACTCCCATGGCTCCAGATTTGCAATTGGACTGGTCTTCGAGCAGCGATagtgacgacgaagacgattcAATCGAGGTTTTAGGAACTGTTAATAACAGTAATAGG ACCAATGGAAACGAAGGGGAGCAGAGTGATCGTACAGTTACCGTCGTCGATCTGACAGCCGAGTCTGACGAGGAGCATACTGCGACGTTACCGAGTGCTCCACCTACGTCACCGCATCCAGCCGAATCAGTTCACAG aaaccaTTCCTCCTACTGCATGCGTCATCCGTCTGAATACATGCTGCATTCGCTCAATTCACTCCCCATGTATCACGGACCTTACAGAGTTCCCAATTTATATCACGGTCATCCGCCGACCACAG ATGGACCAGCTGGCATGCCTCACCCACGAATTCACCCTCTTCACGAGAGACTGTGGCTCCATCAACAACGATCACAAGAATCGCATCGTCGCAGACTCTACGCTAGATCCGCACATCATGG TTATACACCGCCCAATGCTCATATGTATCAACCTGGAGCATACCCAGCTAATGGTAGCACCAGCACTGCCGGTCCGCCTAGTACTTGTTGTACACCAAACGAAAATTCCAGTCAAACAGAAAATTATCCTCGTCATACGGTGTTACCGCCACCTCAGCAACCAACGGTTTACAGTCATCCGGAAACACGAGGACCTGCTGCTCTCAACATAAATCCACCTCCTCCTTGTTTGGAGGCACTGACG GTGAATCCGTTGACGAGCCTCGAAGAGATGGAATCAACGCCAGTGGAACGAATGCCATCGATGCCAGTGCATCAACACGTGCATCATCACATGTATCATTATCCCTCGTATTCTCAAAACGTCATGGCAGGACAAGGTTTTCATCCTCACTTTCCTCATCTTCATTTGTCGCCTTTCCGGCTCAGTTTTCATCCACATATGTATCTC CAAAACACCGAGGGACTCAGATACCCGGGGCCAGTGCCAGATTTCGTGATGCATCAAGCTCGACACGTTACGGCTCGACTCGAAAGCTACATGCGCATTGTTGATTTGCGACGTATGTCACATATCAGCTGCGGCGCCACTCAAGAATCTATCGAAAGTCACACATTCCCACACAAATACAAACGA GTGAAAAAAGTAGAGAACGCCGAAGATGCGATGGAGAAGTGTACGATCTGCTTGTCGGAGTTCGAGGATTGCGAAAGCGTGAG GAGACTGCCGTGTATGCATTTATTCCACATAGACTGCGTTGATCAGTGGCTGTGTACGAACAAACGTTGTCCGATATGCCGCGTCGACATTGAAACTTTCCTGCATAAGGAGCTCGCAGCGGCTACGTAG